From the genome of Spirosomataceae bacterium TFI 002, one region includes:
- a CDS encoding TonB-linked outer membrane protein, SusC/RagA family, which yields MNKINETNLTKGGKNSRVAKFLSIVAVILCFGFEGFTQKTTVSGKVLDSKNGEALIGASVRLKGTTIGVIADVNGKYSVPVNSADAILVVSFIGYEEMEMRVGNQSELNFNLVPYTNQLDQMVVIGYGKKEKRNLTGSIVSVGGDEISETNVQDPISMLQGRAAGVQVTSNSGAPGGGMTIRVRGNSSLNSGNSPLYVVDGVPIESNSLSSLNGSENFGLNPLADINPLDIESIEVLKDAASTAIYGSRAANGVVMITTKRGKSGKANINLNVSTGFSEVTRKLSVLNASQYRDVIIDSYLNMDVPTEVNYTILDSLNAKNNGDVDWQDELFRMAQQNKVDLSIQGGADNVKYAWSSSFLDQDGVILNSNYKRISSRINVDFNATDKLKIGQSLSYTNGVNSRINAGGSGNRSVVRELLIRPPTYSMYLPDGSLNGYQFGKRNPVGLATLATNLNKSNRIIGSQYLEYQVIDGLNVRTNFNLDFVSMKEDAFLPTVLDYRPGFNSGEVRNVNNLTWGNETFATYDRQISDHRIGALVGTSYQDWSYERTGLDGEFFSSDNIMTLNGAGTISNQDVNITTEHSLLSYFGRLSYDFKGKYLFEANLRADGSSRFGTDNRFGYFPSASVGWRFSDEDFFSNSGFLSDGKIRLSAGQTGNEAIGNYTSQGEFAVGANYLDYPGAAPSVMPNAGLTWETTTQFNAGIDLAFLENRIYLNADVYSKKTDDLLFNVPIPRTSGFGFITQNIGSIDNKGVELAITSRNMVGKFQWSTNFNISTNRNRVTDLPDELLTNGFIQNGQYHILKEGLPIGTFYGWKFNGVYASDEDNVNGITNGAQGKKFKGGDPIWDDLNGDNIIDAQDRQIIGDAQPNFFGGIGNNFSYKNFSLNVFFQYAYGNDIYSEINHQRNSVVRYDNLSTDALNRWRQQGDVTDFPKPVRDDPMQTDSRIQSRWVEDGSYIKLKNVNLRYSLPSKLVNRIGMTKLEAYVTASNLITWTNYTGYDPDVNSYDGLRVGVDEGSYPQSRTVTTGLIFQF from the coding sequence ATGAATAAAATAAACGAAACGAATCTCACGAAAGGAGGTAAGAATTCAAGGGTAGCAAAGTTCCTGTCAATAGTGGCGGTAATTTTGTGTTTTGGGTTTGAGGGTTTTACGCAAAAAACTACCGTCTCCGGTAAAGTTTTGGATAGCAAAAATGGTGAAGCCCTTATAGGTGCCAGTGTTAGGCTCAAGGGAACAACAATTGGAGTTATTGCAGACGTAAATGGTAAATACAGTGTTCCTGTAAATTCCGCAGATGCAATTTTGGTAGTGTCCTTTATAGGGTATGAAGAAATGGAAATGCGAGTTGGGAATCAATCTGAGCTCAATTTTAACTTAGTGCCTTATACCAATCAGCTAGACCAAATGGTTGTGATAGGTTATGGTAAAAAAGAAAAGCGAAACTTGACAGGCTCTATTGTCTCAGTTGGTGGAGATGAAATTTCCGAAACCAATGTGCAAGATCCTATCTCAATGTTGCAAGGTAGAGCGGCTGGGGTTCAAGTTACTTCCAATTCTGGAGCACCAGGTGGTGGAATGACAATCCGAGTGAGAGGTAATTCATCGCTTAATTCAGGAAACTCTCCATTATATGTAGTAGATGGTGTGCCCATTGAGTCGAATTCTCTTTCTTCTTTGAATGGCTCAGAAAACTTTGGTCTTAATCCTTTAGCAGATATCAATCCTTTGGATATTGAATCTATTGAAGTGTTAAAAGATGCTGCATCTACGGCTATATACGGTTCTAGAGCTGCCAATGGGGTGGTAATGATTACCACTAAAAGAGGTAAATCAGGCAAAGCAAATATTAACTTGAATGTAAGTACTGGTTTTAGTGAAGTTACAAGAAAGTTAAGTGTACTGAACGCTAGCCAATATAGAGATGTAATTATTGACTCTTACCTTAATATGGATGTTCCAACTGAGGTAAATTATACGATTCTAGATTCATTAAATGCTAAAAATAATGGCGATGTAGATTGGCAAGATGAGTTATTCAGAATGGCTCAGCAAAACAAAGTTGACCTATCGATACAAGGTGGGGCAGATAATGTGAAATACGCATGGAGTTCATCGTTTTTAGATCAAGACGGTGTTATCCTGAATTCTAATTATAAAAGAATTTCATCAAGAATTAATGTAGATTTTAATGCAACAGATAAGTTAAAGATTGGTCAAAGCCTTTCTTATACCAATGGTGTAAATAGTAGAATTAACGCAGGTGGGAGTGGAAACAGGAGTGTAGTCCGCGAGCTATTGATTAGACCTCCAACATACTCAATGTACTTGCCTGATGGTTCGCTTAATGGGTACCAATTCGGTAAAAGAAACCCTGTAGGTTTGGCTACTTTGGCAACAAATCTTAATAAAAGCAACCGTATCATCGGTAGTCAATATTTAGAATATCAGGTTATTGATGGTCTTAATGTTAGGACTAATTTCAATCTTGATTTTGTATCCATGAAAGAGGATGCATTCCTTCCTACCGTTCTTGATTACCGTCCAGGTTTTAACTCAGGAGAAGTTAGAAATGTCAACAACCTTACTTGGGGAAATGAAACATTTGCTACTTACGATCGCCAAATCAGCGATCACCGCATAGGTGCTTTAGTAGGAACTAGCTACCAAGATTGGAGTTACGAAAGAACAGGGTTAGATGGTGAGTTCTTCTCTAGTGATAACATAATGACCTTGAATGGAGCAGGAACCATATCTAACCAAGATGTAAATATTACCACAGAGCATTCATTGTTATCTTATTTCGGTCGTTTATCTTACGATTTTAAGGGTAAGTATCTTTTTGAAGCAAATTTACGTGCCGATGGTTCGTCAAGATTTGGTACTGATAATCGTTTCGGGTATTTCCCTTCTGCTTCCGTGGGCTGGCGTTTCTCTGACGAAGACTTTTTCTCAAACTCAGGTTTCTTAAGTGATGGTAAAATTCGCTTGAGTGCTGGTCAAACAGGTAATGAAGCCATAGGGAATTATACATCGCAAGGTGAATTTGCTGTAGGAGCAAACTACCTTGATTATCCAGGAGCAGCTCCTTCTGTGATGCCGAATGCTGGTTTAACTTGGGAAACAACGACACAGTTTAATGCTGGGATTGACCTTGCTTTTCTTGAAAACCGAATTTACTTGAATGCAGATGTTTATTCTAAAAAGACAGATGATCTGCTTTTCAATGTTCCAATTCCGAGAACTTCGGGTTTTGGTTTTATTACTCAAAACATCGGCAGCATAGATAACAAAGGAGTTGAGCTTGCTATCACTTCACGAAATATGGTAGGTAAGTTCCAATGGAGTACAAACTTTAACATCAGCACAAACCGAAATAGAGTAACTGATCTTCCTGATGAGTTGCTTACAAACGGTTTTATCCAAAATGGTCAATACCATATTCTTAAAGAAGGCCTTCCTATTGGGACATTCTACGGCTGGAAATTCAATGGTGTTTATGCAAGTGATGAAGATAATGTGAACGGAATCACTAACGGAGCTCAAGGGAAGAAATTCAAAGGTGGAGATCCTATTTGGGACGATTTGAATGGTGATAACATCATTGATGCCCAGGATAGACAGATTATTGGAGATGCTCAGCCCAACTTCTTTGGAGGTATTGGAAATAATTTCTCTTATAAAAACTTCAGTTTGAATGTCTTTTTCCAGTATGCTTACGGAAACGATATTTATAGCGAAATTAATCATCAGCGTAACTCAGTGGTACGTTATGACAACCTTTCTACCGATGCATTGAATAGATGGCGTCAGCAAGGAGATGTTACAGACTTTCCTAAGCCAGTTCGTGATGATCCTATGCAGACTGACAGCAGGATCCAAAGTCGCTGGGTAGAAGATGGTTCTTACATAAAACTTAAAAATGTAAACCTTAGATATAGCCTTCCTAGTAAACTGGTCAACAGAATTGGCATGACAAAACTGGAAGCTTATGTGACTGCTTCTAACTTAATTACTTGGACCAATTATACAGGTTACGACCCAGATGTTAACTCATATGATGGGCTTAGAGTAGGTGTTGATGAAGGGTCGTATCCTCAAAGCAGAACAGTTACAACAGGGTTAATTTTCCAATTTTAA
- a CDS encoding transcriptional regulator, LacI family, producing MTIKNSRTTLKDLAKELKFSTSTISRALSNHPGISKATTKLIQKKAEELGFIPNSIAASFRKKKTRSIGIIVPKIDIYFHSLVISGIEDYAYNCEYNVTIFQSKDSFKREKEIVDILQNRMVEGVIVCLSNETKTYNHFKKFVKYGVPLIFYDRVPANFDANKVIINDFESAFVATEHLIKGGCRRIGHIAGNQSTDIFKARLHGYKEALRKYDLEIDPTLIYETKNLSYEEGVDCARKLINMEHRPDGLFCANDYTAISAIQVFQKAKIKIPEDIAIVGFSNYPISKIIEPNLTSVNDQAYLMGKAAAKLLIRQIEDEEGPAYFETVTLKTELIVRQSTRAIV from the coding sequence ATGACTATAAAAAATTCAAGAACAACCTTAAAGGATTTGGCAAAAGAGCTTAAATTTTCCACATCCACTATTTCAAGAGCCTTATCCAACCACCCTGGCATTAGCAAAGCCACTACTAAACTTATTCAGAAAAAAGCCGAAGAATTGGGTTTTATCCCGAACTCTATCGCTGCTAGCTTTAGAAAGAAAAAAACTCGTTCTATAGGGATAATAGTGCCTAAAATCGACATATACTTCCATTCACTGGTTATTAGTGGTATTGAAGATTATGCATATAACTGCGAATACAACGTAACAATATTTCAATCTAAAGACTCTTTCAAGCGAGAAAAGGAGATTGTAGACATTTTACAAAACAGAATGGTTGAAGGAGTAATTGTCTGCTTATCGAATGAAACCAAGACTTACAATCACTTTAAGAAATTTGTAAAATATGGGGTTCCCTTAATTTTCTACGATCGAGTACCGGCAAATTTTGATGCTAACAAAGTCATTATCAATGATTTTGAATCAGCTTTCGTTGCAACTGAGCACTTGATTAAAGGTGGCTGTCGAAGGATAGGACATATTGCTGGTAATCAATCAACTGACATTTTCAAAGCAAGGCTGCATGGCTACAAAGAGGCATTACGAAAATATGACCTAGAAATAGACCCCACATTAATTTACGAAACAAAAAACCTTTCTTATGAAGAAGGTGTAGACTGTGCTAGGAAACTTATCAATATGGAACATCGACCAGATGGACTATTTTGTGCAAACGATTACACAGCAATTAGTGCAATTCAAGTTTTTCAAAAAGCGAAAATAAAAATACCTGAGGATATTGCCATTGTTGGCTTTAGTAATTACCCAATTTCCAAAATCATAGAACCTAACCTCACATCAGTAAACGATCAAGCCTATCTAATGGGAAAGGCTGCAGCCAAATTACTAATCAGGCAAATAGAAGATGAAGAGGGGCCTGCATATTTTGAAACTGTAACATTGAAAACGGAATTAATTGTTCGTCAATCTACTCGAGCGATTGTCTAA
- a CDS encoding dipeptidyl-peptidase-4, whose translation MKLNRFVAIITLLTVFTFSSFAQPGYGTKWSKEGNATYYLEKGNIVQFDIPSQSVKIVLEGTSIAPANSTTVLEIEDFTFTEDYTKLILFTNGQKVWRYKTRGDFWVYDLKTKALKQLGKSLPATSLMFAKLSPDASMAAYVSNRNIYLENLSTGEIKPLTNSDGKPRLINGTFDWAYEEEFSCYDGFRWSPDSKCIAYWQVDATDIKNFYMINNTDNIYSEPIPIEYPKVGEAPSAVRIGVIDVNTTKTTWIDVPGDQKQHYIPRMEWTSEKNTIILQQLNRKQNTSKLFYGNAKSGKATLFHEESDPAWVDVRTTWHDTNPAGWEWINGGKEFLWVSEKDGWNHVYKVTANGKNEVLVTDGAYDVIKPLVYVPASDLLYFIASPESSTESYLYSISVMKKGVAQKVSPANQVGSHSYDISPNGMYAEHSFQNYYTRRSKEWVKLGDHSSLSTDGGVSSKISADAKANSNVSFFEVTTEDGVTMQGWIAKPDNFDPSKKYATVFYVYAEPAGQTSRNTYGAGKNGLYNGNMAADGYIYISVDGRGSPAPKGREWRKSIYKNIGIINIRDQAMACKKIIEKYPYVDADRIAVHGWSGGGSTTLNLLFQYPDLYQTGISVAAVGNQLSYDNIYQERYMGVPPGDLDGFVDGSPITHAKNLKGNLLYIHGTGDDNVHYQNAEMLVNELIKHNKQFQFMPYPNRSHGIYEGEGTRRHLNTLFTNYLKQHCPPGPRDR comes from the coding sequence ATGAAATTGAACCGTTTTGTAGCAATAATTACATTATTGACTGTTTTTACCTTTTCTTCATTTGCACAACCGGGCTACGGAACTAAGTGGTCAAAAGAGGGAAATGCAACATATTACTTAGAAAAAGGTAATATCGTACAGTTCGACATCCCTTCTCAAAGTGTCAAAATAGTATTAGAAGGTACTTCTATTGCCCCTGCAAACTCAACAACTGTTCTTGAGATTGAAGATTTTACTTTTACCGAAGACTACACCAAGCTTATACTTTTTACAAATGGACAAAAAGTATGGAGATATAAAACTAGAGGAGACTTTTGGGTTTATGATCTTAAAACTAAAGCCTTGAAGCAATTAGGTAAGTCCTTGCCAGCTACTTCGTTAATGTTTGCCAAGCTATCGCCTGATGCTTCTATGGCAGCTTATGTAAGTAACCGTAATATTTATTTAGAAAACCTTTCGACAGGTGAAATTAAGCCGCTTACAAACTCTGATGGAAAGCCAAGACTTATTAATGGAACTTTTGACTGGGCATATGAAGAAGAGTTTTCATGCTACGATGGTTTCAGATGGAGTCCAGATAGTAAGTGTATTGCTTATTGGCAAGTGGATGCAACAGACATCAAGAACTTTTACATGATTAATAATACTGACAATATTTACTCTGAGCCCATTCCTATCGAATATCCAAAAGTAGGAGAGGCTCCATCTGCAGTAAGAATTGGAGTGATAGATGTGAATACAACTAAGACTACTTGGATAGATGTACCTGGTGATCAAAAACAACATTACATACCTCGCATGGAATGGACGAGCGAGAAGAACACGATTATTTTACAGCAACTCAATAGAAAGCAAAATACTTCGAAGTTGTTTTATGGAAATGCAAAGTCGGGAAAAGCAACTTTGTTTCACGAAGAAAGTGATCCTGCTTGGGTTGATGTTCGCACTACATGGCACGATACCAATCCAGCTGGATGGGAATGGATCAATGGTGGAAAGGAATTTTTGTGGGTAAGTGAAAAAGATGGCTGGAACCATGTATATAAGGTTACTGCCAATGGAAAGAATGAAGTACTAGTTACAGACGGTGCATATGATGTGATCAAGCCTTTGGTTTATGTTCCTGCTAGTGATCTATTATATTTTATAGCTTCACCTGAAAGCTCTACCGAGAGTTATTTGTATAGTATAAGCGTAATGAAAAAAGGTGTTGCTCAAAAGGTTTCACCAGCAAATCAAGTTGGTTCGCACAGTTATGATATTTCTCCAAATGGAATGTATGCGGAACATAGTTTTCAAAATTATTATACCAGACGAAGTAAAGAATGGGTAAAACTTGGAGATCACAGCTCATTATCTACTGACGGAGGAGTGTCAAGTAAAATTTCAGCTGATGCAAAAGCAAATTCTAATGTAAGCTTCTTTGAAGTTACTACCGAAGATGGTGTAACCATGCAAGGTTGGATAGCAAAGCCTGACAATTTTGACCCAAGTAAAAAATATGCAACTGTTTTTTATGTGTATGCAGAGCCTGCAGGTCAAACTTCAAGAAATACGTATGGTGCTGGTAAGAATGGCTTATACAATGGTAACATGGCTGCCGATGGTTATATCTATATATCAGTTGATGGTAGAGGAAGTCCAGCTCCCAAAGGTCGTGAGTGGAGAAAGTCGATTTATAAAAACATTGGAATTATAAACATTCGTGACCAAGCTATGGCTTGTAAAAAGATCATTGAGAAATATCCATATGTTGATGCCGATCGCATTGCTGTACATGGCTGGAGTGGAGGAGGAAGCACTACATTAAACTTGCTTTTTCAATATCCAGATTTGTATCAAACAGGAATTTCTGTTGCAGCGGTGGGAAATCAATTATCTTATGACAATATTTACCAAGAGCGTTACATGGGTGTACCTCCAGGAGATTTAGATGGCTTTGTAGATGGTTCGCCAATCACGCATGCAAAGAACTTAAAAGGTAACTTGCTTTATATACATGGAACTGGTGATGACAATGTTCATTATCAAAATGCAGAAATGCTTGTCAATGAATTGATTAAGCACAACAAGCAATTTCAGTTTATGCCTTATCCTAATCGTTCACATGGAATATATGAAGGAGAAGGGACTAGAAGACATTTAAACACATTATTTACGAATTACCTGAAGCAACATTGCCCTCCAGGTCCTAGAGATCGTTGA
- a CDS encoding NAD(P) transhydrogenase subunit alpha, whose product MKIGVLKEHKPSEKRVALTPDVAKQLIKKGFEVLIEQDAGLASAFTNDAYKSVDAAVSTKEQVLNCDVVLKVNAPTLAEANELKDGCILLSFLYAYTIPEVVEVLEKKKISSFAMDAVPRISRAQKMDALSSQANLAGYKAVLLGANQLGKIFPLMMTAAGTITPSRVLIFGAGVAGLQAVATAKRLGAVVEVTDVRPETKEQVESLGGRFIEVEGMAENVTEGGYAKEVSAEFLAKQKALIEDKIKEADLVITTALVMGKKAPVLVTAKMVESMKEGAVIVDMAVESGGNCELSEKETVCVKHGVSIIGYSNLPAMLSTNASQLYAVNISTLLLHLADKDGFKWEMEEEITKGSLITHEGTLVHEFAKKILNR is encoded by the coding sequence ATGAAAATTGGAGTGCTGAAGGAGCATAAACCTTCGGAAAAACGTGTTGCACTAACCCCTGATGTTGCCAAACAATTAATCAAAAAGGGATTTGAAGTACTCATTGAACAAGATGCAGGTCTAGCATCAGCTTTCACAAATGATGCCTATAAATCGGTAGATGCCGCTGTTTCCACCAAAGAACAGGTACTAAACTGTGATGTAGTATTAAAAGTTAATGCTCCTACCCTAGCCGAAGCCAACGAACTTAAAGATGGCTGCATTTTACTTTCATTTCTTTACGCATATACAATTCCAGAAGTTGTTGAAGTTCTAGAGAAGAAAAAAATCTCTTCTTTTGCAATGGATGCTGTTCCTAGAATTTCAAGAGCACAAAAAATGGACGCCTTGAGTTCTCAAGCTAACTTAGCTGGCTACAAAGCTGTACTCCTTGGAGCAAACCAATTGGGCAAAATATTCCCTCTAATGATGACTGCAGCAGGTACCATCACACCTTCAAGAGTGCTTATATTTGGAGCTGGAGTGGCAGGCCTACAAGCCGTTGCCACCGCCAAGAGACTCGGTGCAGTGGTAGAGGTTACGGATGTGAGACCAGAAACCAAAGAGCAAGTAGAATCGCTCGGAGGTAGATTTATAGAAGTAGAAGGAATGGCAGAAAACGTCACAGAAGGCGGTTATGCTAAAGAAGTTTCAGCAGAATTCCTTGCCAAGCAAAAAGCCCTGATCGAAGATAAAATCAAAGAGGCAGATTTAGTAATTACCACCGCATTGGTAATGGGTAAAAAAGCACCTGTGCTAGTTACTGCCAAGATGGTGGAGTCTATGAAAGAAGGTGCTGTTATCGTTGACATGGCTGTAGAAAGTGGTGGCAACTGCGAACTTTCAGAAAAAGAAACAGTGTGCGTAAAGCACGGAGTAAGTATCATTGGCTATTCTAATTTGCCAGCAATGCTCTCAACCAATGCAAGTCAGTTATATGCTGTAAACATTTCTACTCTTTTACTTCACTTGGCCGATAAAGATGGCTTCAAATGGGAAATGGAAGAAGAAATTACTAAAGGTAGCCTCATCACGCATGAAGGAACTTTAGTGCATGAATTCGCAAAGAAAATATTGAACAGATAA
- a CDS encoding NAD(P) transhydrogenase subunit alpha encodes MGIEALIILLFVLVLASFLGFELIAKVPPTLHTPLMSGSNAISGIAMVGAVIACDQMGFSSLSKWCGMLALVLATINVVGGYAVTDRMLKMFKKK; translated from the coding sequence ATGGGTATAGAAGCATTAATCATCTTATTATTCGTCTTAGTTTTAGCAAGTTTTTTGGGCTTTGAGCTCATCGCAAAAGTGCCACCTACATTGCACACACCACTTATGTCTGGTAGTAATGCAATTTCTGGTATTGCCATGGTAGGGGCAGTCATTGCTTGTGATCAAATGGGCTTTTCCTCATTGAGCAAATGGTGCGGAATGTTAGCACTTGTTTTAGCAACAATCAATGTGGTTGGTGGCTATGCAGTTACCGATCGAATGCTAAAAATGTTTAAAAAGAAATAA
- a CDS encoding NAD(P) transhydrogenase subunit beta yields MNILIQLAYLASAILFILGIKKMNKTKEARSGNQLSAVGMFIAVLATVVQVDLLTLPEIIACMVIGGGIGWYISSKVEMTQMPEMVALFNGFGGLASLGVAFSDFWFKTQEQQEFVGGIVGTSAALGMFIGGITFTGSIVAFLKLNGKISGNAITFKGQHFINLVLFIVAVIMAVSSIVLQANPIFVLALVVLATLLGILTVIPIGGADMPVVISLLNSYSGMAACATGFVLQNNVLIVSGALVGASGIILTQIMCKAMNRSLINVLLGGFGQAPSAIAADGPEMVVKEVGAEEAAMLFDSASSVIVVPGYGMAVAQAQHAIRELMEQCEKRKIDFRFAIHPVAGRMPGHMNVLLAEANIPYDKLIEMDQINDDFGNTDLVFVVGANDVVNPAANTNPESPIYGMPVLNAYKAQTVIVSKRSMGKGYAGIENELFGYPNCLMLFGDAKQSITTVVNEMKEM; encoded by the coding sequence ATGAATATATTAATACAATTAGCATATTTGGCATCGGCAATTCTCTTTATTCTTGGGATAAAGAAAATGAACAAAACCAAAGAAGCCCGTAGCGGAAACCAACTATCGGCAGTGGGAATGTTCATTGCTGTTTTAGCAACGGTGGTACAAGTAGATCTCCTTACTCTACCCGAAATAATCGCCTGTATGGTGATAGGTGGAGGGATAGGCTGGTACATTTCTTCGAAAGTAGAAATGACTCAAATGCCAGAAATGGTAGCCCTTTTCAATGGTTTTGGTGGATTAGCTTCTCTCGGAGTAGCCTTTTCCGACTTTTGGTTCAAAACTCAAGAACAACAAGAATTTGTAGGCGGAATTGTAGGTACAAGTGCGGCTCTAGGAATGTTTATTGGAGGTATCACTTTCACAGGTTCCATAGTTGCTTTCTTAAAACTGAACGGAAAAATATCGGGAAATGCGATCACATTCAAAGGTCAGCATTTTATCAATTTGGTACTTTTCATTGTTGCCGTTATAATGGCAGTGAGTAGTATCGTTCTACAAGCAAACCCTATTTTTGTATTGGCTTTGGTTGTATTGGCTACCTTACTAGGAATACTAACAGTAATTCCGATTGGTGGTGCAGATATGCCAGTGGTAATCTCCTTGCTTAATAGCTATTCAGGAATGGCTGCCTGTGCAACGGGGTTCGTCTTACAAAACAACGTACTTATTGTGTCAGGTGCCTTGGTAGGTGCGTCAGGAATTATTTTGACCCAAATCATGTGTAAGGCCATGAACCGCTCCTTGATCAATGTACTACTTGGTGGCTTTGGACAAGCTCCTTCGGCAATTGCAGCTGATGGCCCAGAAATGGTAGTAAAGGAAGTAGGTGCAGAAGAGGCTGCAATGCTATTTGATTCAGCATCATCTGTAATAGTTGTTCCTGGATACGGAATGGCAGTTGCTCAGGCACAGCATGCGATCAGAGAACTAATGGAGCAGTGCGAAAAAAGAAAAATAGATTTCAGATTTGCTATTCACCCAGTAGCGGGTAGAATGCCAGGTCACATGAACGTACTTTTGGCCGAAGCAAATATCCCTTATGACAAACTCATAGAAATGGACCAAATCAATGACGACTTTGGAAATACCGATCTTGTTTTTGTTGTTGGAGCCAATGATGTTGTAAACCCAGCTGCCAATACAAACCCAGAAAGTCCAATTTATGGCATGCCAGTACTTAATGCATACAAAGCTCAAACAGTTATTGTGAGTAAGCGTAGCATGGGTAAAGGGTATGCAGGAATCGAAAACGAACTATTTGGCTATCCAAATTGCTTAATGCTTTTTGGTGATGCAAAACAGTCGATCACTACGGTAGTGAATGAGATGAAAGAGATGTAA
- a CDS encoding glutathione peroxidase, whose amino-acid sequence MTKFGIVLILSSIMILQTIKNILSDKKEVLQHTSSMQSKGSLYNFKLKSLDGKEIDLSTYKGKKVVIINVASKCGYTPQYADWQQFHENHGDKVAVLGIPANNFMHQEPGGNEEIASFCQKNYGVTFQMFEKVDVIGNTQHPIFQWLSSKELNGWNDKAPTWNFCKYVINEEGAVTHFFASGIKPESPEFKKAIGI is encoded by the coding sequence ATGACTAAATTTGGCATCGTATTAATTCTAAGTTCAATCATGATTTTACAAACGATAAAAAACATTCTTTCAGACAAAAAAGAGGTATTGCAACATACAAGTTCGATGCAAAGCAAAGGAAGCCTGTACAATTTTAAGTTGAAATCCCTTGATGGAAAAGAGATAGACTTAAGTACTTACAAGGGCAAAAAAGTTGTGATCATCAATGTTGCCTCCAAATGCGGATATACCCCACAATATGCTGACTGGCAACAGTTTCATGAAAATCACGGTGATAAAGTTGCCGTATTAGGTATTCCTGCCAATAATTTCATGCATCAAGAGCCAGGCGGAAACGAAGAAATAGCTTCTTTTTGCCAAAAGAATTATGGTGTAACTTTCCAAATGTTTGAAAAAGTAGATGTTATTGGAAATACTCAACACCCGATTTTCCAATGGTTATCCTCAAAAGAACTAAACGGATGGAACGACAAAGCTCCAACATGGAATTTCTGTAAGTATGTAATTAATGAAGAAGGAGCTGTTACACATTTCTTTGCTTCTGGAATAAAACCAGAGAGCCCAGAATTCAAAAAAGCAATAGGCATCTAA
- a CDS encoding 1,4-dihydroxy-2-naphthoate prenyltransferase produces the protein MKAWISAARPRTLPLALACILMGSFLAANTGDFSWSIFGLAILTTILLQVLSNFANDYGDTQNGADSHERVGPQRAVQSGEITPTQMWKAIVITASLAFVAGLALLWTSFGSSYYKELLTFLAFGIASIFAAYFYTAGSKPYGYAGLGDISVLLFFGLLGVLGVAFLFQKEFHFSQILPALSCGFLATGVLNLNNIRDIDSDEKAGKITIPVRLGRVKSKVYHVVLLSSAMICMLLFAIVYEEMSLWYLLAFPLFVFNIIKLYKLPNPDPLLKQLALSTLVFVLLTGWSLLH, from the coding sequence ATGAAAGCTTGGATTTCGGCAGCCAGACCACGAACACTCCCCCTTGCACTTGCGTGTATACTTATGGGTTCTTTTTTGGCTGCAAATACTGGAGATTTCAGCTGGAGTATATTTGGATTGGCAATTTTAACTACCATACTCCTCCAAGTTCTATCAAACTTTGCAAATGATTACGGTGACACTCAAAATGGAGCAGATAGTCACGAAAGAGTAGGCCCACAAAGAGCAGTACAAAGTGGCGAAATTACGCCAACACAAATGTGGAAAGCCATTGTTATTACGGCATCTCTTGCTTTCGTTGCTGGCTTAGCCCTTCTTTGGACAAGTTTTGGAAGTAGCTATTACAAAGAACTCCTTACATTTTTGGCTTTTGGCATTGCGAGTATTTTTGCCGCCTATTTTTATACAGCAGGAAGTAAACCTTACGGCTATGCTGGCCTTGGCGACATTTCGGTACTTCTATTCTTTGGCTTATTAGGCGTGCTTGGAGTTGCTTTTTTATTTCAAAAGGAATTCCATTTTAGTCAAATTTTACCGGCACTAAGTTGCGGTTTTTTAGCAACAGGAGTACTTAACCTTAATAACATTAGAGACATTGATTCTGATGAAAAAGCAGGCAAAATCACTATTCCTGTTAGATTGGGTAGAGTAAAGAGCAAAGTATACCATGTGGTATTGTTGAGCTCTGCAATGATATGTATGCTATTATTTGCAATAGTATATGAAGAGATGTCGCTTTGGTACCTACTTGCATTTCCATTATTCGTTTTCAATATCATTAAGCTTTATAAACTACCTAACCCAGACCCTCTTCTCAAGCAACTTGCACTAAGCACATTGGTATTTGTGCTGCTTACTGGCTGGTCATTACTCCACTAA